The proteins below are encoded in one region of Pontibacter deserti:
- a CDS encoding metallophosphoesterase — MVQIKDISGYLVHNDESGPFDIIGDVHGCFDELKELLEKLGYHILFDDATNSYTVTPPAKHKAIFIGDLVDRGPKSQEVLRLVMDMVDANQAYCVSGNHDDKLYRKLIGRNVQVRHGLEHTMEQLSHCSAEFIARIRSFLGSLPHHILLDDGRLVIAHAGLAEHLHGSHNRSVRDLCLYGPTTGELDKMGLPVRLDWAANYTGHAIVVYGHTPVQEPNWRNNTINIDTGCVFGGKLTSLTYPDHILTSVPAHKVYAEPVRPFLQHNISA, encoded by the coding sequence ATGGTTCAGATTAAGGACATCAGCGGATATTTGGTTCATAACGATGAGAGTGGCCCCTTTGATATCATCGGGGATGTACACGGCTGTTTTGATGAACTAAAAGAACTGCTTGAAAAACTAGGCTATCATATTTTATTTGATGATGCTACTAATAGCTATACTGTCACCCCGCCTGCTAAACATAAAGCTATATTTATTGGAGACTTAGTAGACCGTGGCCCTAAATCTCAGGAAGTATTGCGACTTGTAATGGATATGGTTGATGCCAACCAAGCTTATTGTGTAAGTGGAAACCATGACGATAAATTATACCGCAAACTTATAGGAAGAAATGTGCAGGTACGGCATGGACTGGAACATACAATGGAGCAATTAAGCCATTGTAGTGCTGAATTTATAGCGCGTATCCGTAGTTTTCTAGGGTCGTTACCTCATCATATTTTGCTGGATGATGGCCGCTTGGTAATTGCCCATGCCGGCTTAGCGGAGCACCTGCACGGTAGCCATAATCGTTCGGTTCGGGATCTTTGTTTATATGGACCAACAACCGGAGAATTAGATAAAATGGGTTTGCCTGTACGGCTGGACTGGGCTGCGAATTATACCGGACATGCAATAGTTGTGTACGGTCATACACCTGTTCAGGAACCTAACTGGCGTAACAACACTATTAACATTGACACCGGTTGCGTATTTGGTGGTAAATTAACTTCACTCACTTACCCTGACCATATACTTACTTCTGTTCCGGCTCATAAAGTATATGCTGAACCTGTTCGGCCATTCCTGCAACATAACATTAGTGCCTAA